Part of the Phocoena phocoena chromosome 8, mPhoPho1.1, whole genome shotgun sequence genome, GTGAATAGAAAGTAAGGAAATGATACATACAATTCTTGCCAGAAGCTTGGCTGTtaaaaggaggagagaaacaaTACTAGCTACAAAGTGGGATTCTGTTGATGGAGGTGTTTTAAATCTCAAAATGTAAAGCCTtatgtttttctgattataaaaataatttgtttattataaataattcaggcaatgaaaataagaaaatgagaaactaaaatatgaaaaaaaatcccaaaatatgaaaaaatcccaaaatattcatttctatcattttgatgttttatatatataacataatatatataaatatatatttataatacataatatataaaatactatacctaagcttctttttctagtttaatACACATGGACATCTTTCCATGGCAATGAATAATTACAATTATATTAAATTCATGATAATTCATAGTAAGGGcatatcaaaatttatttgaTCAATTcccaattgatggacatttaagttatttccagtttgtttttattattaaaatgttcccATAAGTATTCTTGTagagaaatatttatacatttctctaatgtttccttaggataaaatccaggaagtagaattgctgagttgATGGAAGAGAGGGAATAATTGATAAATCAAGGTTTAATTGAAAGTACATGCAAGAGCACAAATGGGCTTAACCTTAGGTAGCAGAAGATCCACCTTTTTCACATGTCCCTTGGGACAAGAGGGTAGAGAAAATAACAGGTGATGCCATAGTTAAGTTTGTAAGTGGAGTAGCAGGAAATCATTTGCTGAAAGTGAAAGCAGAGGTGATGATGCAGAGATCCTAAGGAGAATGAAGAAGGCTTGAAATTGAAGCTATGGACTATGGAAGAGAATGCggaactggaaaagaagtattGACAATTGATGTGTTTGTTATGGCGCCAACTTGCACATTTGTATGATTGTTTACCAGCAGCGCACTCAGCAGCCAGGTTTAGAGTTTTGTAGTAAAAGACAAATGAGTTTGGGATTTAAGATACTGGCAAAAGTGCAGATAAAATGATGAACCATGAGGTCCAGGCTGCatagagaagaaagggaagacagGAAGAGGTTAGATAGGAAGAAAATGTAAGAATCAGGAAGACTCAGTAAAGTGGAAGAAAAGTATAAGAAGACTAAAAGGACAGGAGATTGTGGTCAAAAGTAGGCTATTTGAATTTAAGATTTCAAACGTAGCGTGGTTCTGGGTGATAACAAGAATCAAGGTATGCCCCTGGAAGTGGGTAAAAAAGCCCTGTGCAACTTTACCTTAGCTTCTATAACAGAAGATAGTGATTGTTATTGAAAACTGGAATATATGATATGCCTATttgtaaatttagaaaaaaggattattttttaaatgagatttcatGTGTGTTGTAGAAGACCTGGAATCAGATTACTTTGGCAAGCTTGAACCTAAGTTCTCAGTCATACGAAATTTGAACGACCAAGTTCTCTTCATTAACCAGGAAACTCAACCCGTCTTTGAGGATATGCCTGATTCTGACTgttcaggtatttttttatatacatttgtaaACATGGAAATGACAAGCTACTTCTTCCCATTCCATTTAACTGACTACATTTTCTGTGATAGACCTAATGCTTACATGAAAAGTCATGGTAGTAGTAATTTCACTTACAAGAAACTTTATAGGGTATCCATAATTTTTAGTTGGGCTGAAAAATTGATATAATACAGATAGTGCTGGGGTCATGATCTTTGAGCCTACATTGGGATCACCATCCCTTCACTGTAGTTGCATTAACTGTATATGCTCTCCATTGAGTTGGATCCTTAATACCTGCTGGTTATAGCTGAAATTGCTGATAACATTTTCAGAagtcaaaattaaatataaatatacaagcACTTCTAATAAGTCTGTCTTCCACCAGAAATTTAGAGTGCCTTAGCAAATGAATAACTTTACTGTGCCTTGCAAGGAATGAATTTCAAATAACAGTTGAGGCAGAGTTGAAAAAGTGAATGATGCAGTCTTGAAAAATGCTGAAGTTTTACCTTAACAGATAGAGCTTTAATATTCTATTTAGCGTTTAAAAGCTAAAGACAATCTTTTAGAATTCAGAATATCTctaaaacactttaaaagttGCTGCATTTgtattataatacatatttaaatgtgttttaaagaaTATGTGTGTCACTGTATATAGTCTTCTGCTACATGGCTGAATCTCAGAGTGTGGGATTGGTAATGGTCCTATTAAAGATTATCCTTTGGCTAATTTCCCTAAATGCTTATTTGGAAAAATTCTTCTAACTAGTGTTCTCATCTGTGAATGTTTATTTTAGATAATGCACCCCAGACCATATttatcatatgtatgtataaagacAGCCTCACTAGAGGTCTGGCAGTAACCATCTCTGTGCGCTGTGAGAAAATTTTTACCCTCTCCTGTAAGaacaaaattatttcctttaaggTAAGACTGAGACTTAATTTGTTTTAGTTATACTGATGtgcaaaattagaaaaccaaaataTCCCCAGTCCAGCCTTTTGTCTAGAATAAGAATAGCAAGAAGTAGAGAACCATTAAAATAGACAGTTACTAAAAACTGTCAAGCTGTTTAACCTACCGTAGTAACATCATGGTTTTTCTGAGCCTGCCGTAGGGAGGAAGGGTATCAACACTTGTTTCATAACCTAGGTCTTCTGAACAATCAATCTacagataaataataatacagaatatatatataaattaccgTGTTTAAGAACTGCATGTGACTTTCCAGAATAAGTCCTGCTACACAGAATGAAGTTAATCGTTCTTCTGTAAACCCTCTACTTTGTAAATTATGATGATAATATTTTAATccctaattttttgttttttgttttttttgtgtgtggtatgcgggcctctcactgctgttgcctctcccgttgtggagcacaggccctgcggccatggctcacgggcctagccgctccgcggcatgtgggaccttcccggactgggacacgaacccgtgtcccctgcatcggcaggcggactctcaaccactgtgccaccagggaagcccaatccctAATTGTTTTGTTCCTACTTCTTAGCCTAAGTCTATGTTAGGCTACAACTTTCAGCTTTCAGTTGatgtatgttatttttaatgttaatctAAGTGAACAAAATTAATAGGATCTGTTGTAAAAGCAATGGTATAATGTATCTCAAAGCCAGGTATAAATTATTTCTGACCACTGCTTGTTTCTCTATCCTCCatcattgtttttctctattttttccattattattaggTAAACAACCATTAACTATAGATATGGGTTGACCCAGAAAACTTTCCTCCCAATGAAAGCAGGCAGGGTATGCTCACAAATTGGCAGTGTTTCAAAGGTGAATCCCATGTCTTGAAGACTTTCTGAGTGGGGATTTGCCAATAAAGAACCGCAATAAAGATCACCCAGTTCCCACTGAAAGTTAGAGTATGACTTTCGTAGACATGCCAAGGGGCAActtgggagggaggaaaaagccACTCTAAAATGTAATGCAAATAAGATTAGTGTATCTGTAACAAATAGAGCCTCCAAACAAATCCCTTAGCCATCCCCTTCCAAACAGAGTACCACCTCTTCAGGTGACAATTTGGAGTCCCTGCTCCCTGACCTGACAGGTAGGAAGCTCAGTTATTGTAATGGCGTTAGAAGCCTGGAGGTGGACAGGCAAGGTGGAGAGGATTAAGCATGTTGTTTCTTAGCaacaaaatcagaaggaaaagagggagataGCCAAGCTGAAGCCATGTGGGATAGAGGAAAACTAATTCAGCTGCAGAGACAGAGTCAGAAACTGGGAAAAGCCTGATCTATATATAAGTAGATTCTTATTGATAGACTGGGGAGAGTGTCAAGAAGATGGAAAAAGTGCTTGGCAAATAATAGAATGGGACAACTAATTAATCCTCTCATTAATTCAAGACTCACACTTATTGATAAAGGACAAAGGTCAAGAGTTATGGCTATAAATTCCATAATTGATTGAGAAGTTTGAGGAAAAAAACAGGTTCTTTCAGGCATCTAAGGAGGATGCTGGGATGCTATTTTGGGTCTGAAGGTCTCTCTGTCAGTCCTTAGGATCATGAAGATCTTTGCTTTCAGAGGGTCAAAATTAAGTTCAAATTTTCTGCTGGTTCTGGGATTAACATGGAAAGAACCTGAGGTAGTCCTCACATTTCTAGTCCATCCTGAAAGTAGGCATGATGCAAAAATAGGAAAAGTGCAGGCAGTACTGTCAGTTAGGTGACCAGCCGGATTATAGTTTCAAGTGATCTAGCCATTCTTAGGAAATCCCTACTCCACAGCTGAGATATAGGAATCACCATCTGGCCTCCCAGGACAAGGTCCAGCCAAGAGACAGGCTACTTTCAGGATAGAAACTCAGGACTACTATGGAACGGGAATGCTTGGCAGGGAAGCACCAAAAGCTGCTAACTAAGCCCTAGAACAAATAATGGGTCTATTTATAGCCAGTTTCGGTTCTAGGCTCCGAAGCAGCTGAGATGACTGCCACTTcctgcctctctcactgttggTTCACAAACTGGAGCTACCCTAGGCCTATGGGTGGAGGTCATCAATGTCTTTAGCTATGAATGGCTGGAGAAGACAGGAACTGATATTAGCCTAAAATGGTTGTGGTCTTTGCTGGAACTCTACTTCATCTTAAGCAAATATGAACTCCACTtaatgggagaggagagaaggaaatcatCTGATGGGTATATTGGGAAAAACTAGAGGCCTGGACCTGAATGTGCATTCCATAGTGTTATAAGCCAAAGTGGACAAGAAGAATGGGAGGTTAGAAATTAAGAGGGAAAGGAGATCAGTATTCCTAtaatcagagattttttttcttaactcttgAGAATATAAACCTCTTTAGTTCTGTGtagtaatatatttcaaaataaacttgCACATATTCATATTGGTCATgacctaaaaaaattaagtaattttttttctctataggaAATGGGTCCCCCTGATAATATTGATGATGAAGGAAGTGACATCATATTCTTTCAGAGAAGTGTTCCAGGACATGATGATAAGATACAGTTTGAGTCTTCATTGTACAAAGGATACTTTCTAGCctgtaaaaaagagaaagaccttttcaaactcattttgaaaaaaaaggatgaaaatggaGATAAATCTGTAATGTTCACTGTTCAAAACAAGAAGTAGATATTAAAATTGCATAATTTGAACTTTCTGAGTTTTTGTGTTTCAAAAGGGTTATAAGAGTTCGAACCTACAATtataatgatgaaataaaatgaatactgaTCTCAAAAAATGCTACTGAGAAATGAATAATAAGCTTTCATGAAATTGAATGGACTTCCTCCTATCCAGGTGAATACAATATTTGTATAATGTAAAAAGAATGCAGAGTTTGAAAACACATTCTACAGTGTTAATGGGAAAATAGATTATATTCAATAGAAGTGTTTTGAATATTTTGGGTTACTGGTCCTAATGATGAATAAAACTGATatttgaattttctagtttttaagaaaataattaaatcctTAAAGATTTCAAGCTATAAACAGTGATTCACCATGTAGTCTTAATCTATTACCTCatcctttgcctttttgtttgAAAAACTATTCCAACCTCTCTCCAAATATACTTCACAGAGATGTTGTGAGAAATCATATGACTTTCTGGAAATTGCTTTCAATTACTATAAAGTTGCAGAGAAAGATTATGTGTAAAGCAAAATTACATAAGCATTTGTGTGAGGGAATAAACAAGGAAGAGTATTTCAGCTCAAGAATTAATGCTTTGACTCAAGTTATGAATAAAAGGTATCATAGttactggaaatttttttttaaaaccttaaagATTTTATAAAGAGACCACTTCacttgactaatttttttttttttttttggtatgcgggcctctcactgttgtggcctctcctgttgcagagcacaggctccacacgcgcaggctcagtggccatggctcacgggcctagcctcttcACGCACgcgtggcacgtggaatcttcccggaccggggcacgagcccgtgtcccctgcatcggcaggcggactctcaaccactgcgccaccagggaagccccacttgacTAATTTTTGCATTTCTTCCAAAGTCAGGATATCTTTAAAAGTCAGATTTCtcctgaatccagcaacatataaaaaggattatacactctGATCAAGTACCATTCaatccaggaatgcaaagatggtttaatattctaaaatcaattaatgtaatataccatattaatagaataaaggataaaaacccacaatcatctcaataaatgcagaaaaagcatttaacaaaacctagttcataataaaaattctcaacaaacttGAAAGAGAATTTCCTCAATGTGATAAACAGCATCTATGAAAAGCAAACGCTAATATCATActttaatggtaaaaaaaaaaatgcaagaatttCAGCTCTTGCAACTTCTGTTCAGCATCAtgctggaggttctagccagtataatcacaagaaaaagaaataaaagtcatccagattagaaagtaaaactgtctttatttgtggACAACATGATTCTAAATGTAGAAGATCCTAAGGAatatacacacgtgtgtgcacacaaacccctattaaaattaataaacaagttcagcgaGGTCACagaagattaatatacaaaaataaattgtatttttatatacaagaatgaacaatctgaaaataaaaataagaaaacaattccattcacaatagtatttaaaagaataaaatgcttatgaataaatttagcaaaaggaGTGCAAGTCTTGAAcactgaaaatttcaaaacattgctgaggaaaattaaatataatctaaataaatggagagacatttcACATTCACAGTTTGGAAGAcccaatattgttaagatggcagttcttcccaaattgatctatagattcaactcAATCtccatcaaaattccagcaggatATTTTGCAGAAGTTGACAAACTGTACCTGAACGGCATATGGAaatccaaaagacacagaatagccaaatttttttgaaaaagaacaaagttggataaCTTTCATTTCCTAATCTTAAAACTTAATATAAGgtacagtaatcagaacagtttGGTAATGACACAAggataaacatatagatcaaaggaacagatttgaaagtccagaaataaacccttatatTTATGACCAATTAACTTTTGACAAAGGCAATTTGATAGAAGAGGAGAGTTTTCAACAACTGGTGCTGGtacaactgaatatccacatgcaaaacaaaaacaaaaacagatgaacTAGATCCTTACTTCACACTATATACAGAATTAATTCAAACTCAATCAGAGACATTAATGTAAGAGCTGAAGTTATACAACTTCTAGAATACAACAGGAGAAAATGTCAAGACCTTcagttaggcaaagatttttatAGACACAACCCAagaagcatgatccataaaagaaaaaatttaatatattggACTTAATCAAAACTCAAATTTTGGGAGTTAAACTGGATGAACAGTACAGGGACCTCTTGATAATATCTTTGTAACTTTCTGAGaatattatttccagttttaaaattttttaaatacttttttactCAAAAGATgtcattaagaaagtaaaaaggcaagccacagagaaaatatttgtaaatcacatgTATGGCAAAAAACTTGTatctagaaaatacaaatgactCTTCAACTCAATAAGAAgacaatccaatttttaaatgggcacaagatttgaatag contains:
- the IL18 gene encoding interleukin-18 isoform X1, with translation MAAESVEDNCISFVEMKFINNTLYFVAENDEDLESDYFGKLEPKFSVIRNLNDQVLFINQETQPVFEDMPDSDCSDNAPQTIFIICMYKDSLTRGLAVTISVRCEKIFTLSCKNKIISFKEMGPPDNIDDEGSDIIFFQRSVPGHDDKIQFESSLYKGYFLACKKEKDLFKLILKKKDENGDKSVMFTVQNKK
- the IL18 gene encoding interleukin-18 isoform X2; translated protein: MAAESVEDNCISFVEMKFINNTLYFVAENDDLESDYFGKLEPKFSVIRNLNDQVLFINQETQPVFEDMPDSDCSDNAPQTIFIICMYKDSLTRGLAVTISVRCEKIFTLSCKNKIISFKEMGPPDNIDDEGSDIIFFQRSVPGHDDKIQFESSLYKGYFLACKKEKDLFKLILKKKDENGDKSVMFTVQNKK